The nucleotide sequence ATACACTGAAAGTATCTTTCCTGATCAGCGTCCCTGCCGTGCTGGGGGCTGTTACATTGAACCTTGTTACATCATCTGGAGAGGTGATTCCATTTTCCGTTACCAACGCGCTTGTCATGATCACTGTCGCTTTTCTCGCAGGATATGCCACGATAGACCTTCTCATGAGATCTGCCAGGCATCTGAACTTCTCAAAGTTCTGTATCATCCTTGGCTTTCTGACCATCGTTGTTACGGTCTTCCCGTGGATTGTCTAAAACACTCAAATAAAGAAAGAGGATTTTATTCTCCTTCTCACCTGTGACGCCTGTCAAAGAAGATGAAGAGTCCAATTACCGCTGCAAGTGGTAGTGCGATCGTTGAGAATTCTGGGATTTCTTCTGTATTCTCTAAGTTTTGTTCCGTATCATCAGTCTGTGTTGATGCTGGTGTTGACGTTGGGGATTGAGTAAAAGTGGGAGTGGGCGTCGGTGTTGGGGTTGCAGTTGCCGTTGAATCGAAACTACCACCGCCTCCACCACCACCTGCGCCACCGTTTAGCCGTAAAAGAGGTAGATCTGCGCTCGTTGGTTCTCCATCCTCAGTCCCTCCTTCACCATTTGCCTCGCTATTTTCACCTGCAGGTGTAGGAGTAGGTGTTGGGGTACTATCATCTA is from Candidatus Syntrophoarchaeum caldarius and encodes:
- a CDS encoding membrane protein containing PEF; protein product: MKENIKPKHIAILLVIIILFFVVFVLSWGLNPAPSVEDTTGGIGGIGITVDDSTPTPTPTPAGENSEANGEGGTEDGEPTSADLPLLRLNGGAGGGGGGGSFDSTATATPTPTPTPTFTQSPTSTPASTQTDDTEQNLENTEEIPEFSTIALPLAAVIGLFIFFDRRHR